A genomic region of Sphingomonas sp. IW22 contains the following coding sequences:
- a CDS encoding helix-turn-helix domain-containing protein, translating to MMVEEASGPVTPPLSEPVGERLRRAREAEGLSLADIGQRTRIPIRHLEAIESSNYGSLPSITYAMGFARAYARSVGADEVAIAHDLRGELATTWEPKPRHEPYNPVEPARLPPRGVALAGVLVAVLILLGVGLWYGTSLFRGEDAPEVASVEPAAALPANAVTPPAPTPAPAGRVTLTATDEVWVRVYNGADDTLVMKTMQPGETFDVPLDADRPMINVGRPDKLTVTIDGQAVAPLGSGERAIKDVGISAAALRARASAGA from the coding sequence CCGGTCCGGTCACACCCCCGCTCAGCGAGCCCGTGGGCGAACGCCTGCGCCGCGCGCGAGAGGCCGAGGGGCTGTCGCTGGCGGATATCGGACAGCGGACGCGTATTCCGATCCGCCATCTGGAGGCGATCGAAAGCTCGAACTACGGCTCGTTGCCGTCCATCACCTATGCAATGGGATTTGCGCGCGCCTATGCCCGTTCGGTCGGCGCGGACGAGGTGGCGATCGCGCACGACCTGCGCGGCGAACTCGCGACCACCTGGGAGCCAAAGCCGCGTCACGAACCCTATAACCCCGTCGAACCTGCCCGCCTGCCGCCGCGCGGCGTCGCGCTGGCGGGTGTGCTGGTGGCGGTGCTGATCCTGCTGGGTGTTGGCCTGTGGTATGGCACGTCGCTGTTCCGGGGTGAGGATGCGCCCGAAGTGGCATCGGTCGAACCCGCCGCGGCGCTGCCGGCCAATGCCGTAACGCCTCCCGCGCCGACGCCTGCGCCTGCAGGCCGGGTGACGCTGACCGCCACCGATGAAGTGTGGGTGCGCGTCTATAACGGCGCCGACGACACCTTGGTGATGAAGACGATGCAGCCGGGCGAGACGTTCGACGTGCCGCTCGACGCCGATCGGCCGATGATCAATGTGGGTCGCCCGGACAAACTGACCGTCACCATCGACGGACAGGCCGTGGCGCCACTGGGCAGCGGGGAGCGTGCGATCAAGGATGTCGGCATCAGCGCGGCCGCCCTGCGCGCCCGCGCGTCGGCGGGCGCTTAA
- a CDS encoding tol-pal system YbgF family protein: MNRLSVALILSGAAMIAQPGAAQNVVEARVDRLEREMRAVQRKVFPGGAGQMIEPQITAPQSPLSAPGVPATSAVADLTARISSLESQLSSLTGQIEQNQFKLRQLEQAFEAYKRSTDAKLAAPSAAVPGEGAGVAASGDTRAAPPPRINAPAAADPARAEQVAAVPRPSTGDAGEDAYTYGYRLWSAKLYPEAAAALKTAVADHPNHRRASFAQNLLGRAYLDDGKPSLASIAFYDNYKKMPDGERAPDSLYYLGQALIQLKKPADACKVYDELTDVYAGKISASMAADSARARTTAKCK; the protein is encoded by the coding sequence ATGAATCGTTTGTCCGTCGCTCTCATCCTGTCCGGCGCTGCCATGATCGCGCAGCCCGGCGCCGCCCAGAATGTGGTGGAGGCGCGCGTCGACCGGCTGGAGCGCGAGATGCGCGCCGTTCAGCGCAAGGTATTCCCCGGCGGCGCGGGCCAGATGATCGAGCCGCAGATCACCGCCCCGCAATCGCCGCTGTCGGCGCCCGGCGTCCCCGCGACCAGCGCGGTCGCCGACCTGACCGCTCGCATCAGTTCGCTTGAATCGCAGCTGTCGTCGCTGACCGGGCAGATTGAGCAGAACCAGTTCAAGCTGCGTCAGCTGGAACAGGCGTTCGAAGCCTATAAGCGGTCGACCGACGCCAAGCTGGCTGCGCCATCAGCCGCCGTTCCGGGTGAGGGGGCGGGCGTTGCTGCATCAGGCGACACGCGCGCGGCTCCGCCGCCCCGCATAAATGCGCCCGCCGCCGCCGATCCCGCGCGCGCCGAACAGGTTGCCGCCGTGCCCCGCCCGTCGACCGGCGATGCGGGCGAAGATGCCTATACCTATGGTTATCGCCTGTGGTCGGCCAAGCTGTATCCCGAAGCGGCTGCGGCACTGAAGACCGCGGTCGCCGATCATCCCAATCATCGGCGCGCCAGCTTTGCCCAGAACCTGCTCGGCCGTGCCTATCTCGACGATGGCAAGCCCAGCCTGGCGTCCATCGCCTTTTACGACAATTACAAGAAGATGCCCGATGGGGAGCGCGCGCCCGACAGCCTTTACTATCTGGGTCAGGCGCTGATTCAGCTGAAGAAGCCTGCCGATGCGTGCAAGGTCTATGACGAGCTGACCGACGTTTACGCCGGCAAGATTTCCGCCAGCATGGCCGCCGATAGCGCCAGGGCGCGCACCACTGCCAAGTGCAAGTGA
- the tilS gene encoding tRNA lysidine(34) synthetase TilS: MTPGAAPVARFRADLSALFAVDRDRLLVAVSGGGDSVALLLLAHAVLGEHCVAATVDHGLRPEAADEAEFVAALCRARGIAHRTLSGALPLRAGGGTNLSSRARALRYALLEEERARVGAAAIATAHHADDQVETLVMRLNRGAGAGGLAGVRSCNGAVVRPLLGWRRAELADLVRACGIEAVQDPTNVDDRFDRARLRKALADVDWLDPAGWQRSAAALADAEDALAFATDRLWHERCSLSEAAVVIDPTGVPFELQRRLGIRALGHLQLGITLRGGEVARLISALQNGRTGMLGDVMATVETAPNAPPRWRFASAPPRRSH; the protein is encoded by the coding sequence TTGACGCCCGGCGCGGCGCCGGTCGCGCGGTTTCGCGCCGACCTGTCCGCTTTGTTCGCGGTTGATCGCGACCGGTTGCTGGTGGCGGTATCGGGGGGCGGGGACAGTGTAGCGCTGTTGCTGCTGGCTCACGCGGTGCTGGGCGAGCATTGTGTCGCCGCCACCGTCGATCATGGACTTCGCCCCGAAGCGGCGGATGAGGCTGAATTCGTCGCGGCGCTTTGCCGGGCGCGCGGCATCGCCCATCGGACGCTGAGCGGCGCACTACCGCTGCGTGCCGGGGGTGGCACGAATCTATCCAGTCGCGCCCGCGCGCTTCGATATGCGTTGCTGGAGGAGGAACGGGCGCGAGTCGGCGCTGCGGCCATCGCGACGGCGCACCATGCCGATGATCAGGTGGAAACACTGGTGATGCGCCTGAACCGCGGTGCGGGGGCAGGGGGGCTGGCCGGTGTGCGTTCGTGCAACGGCGCGGTTGTGCGGCCCTTGCTCGGCTGGCGGCGTGCAGAACTGGCCGATCTGGTTCGCGCCTGCGGTATTGAGGCGGTGCAGGACCCGACCAACGTCGACGACCGCTTCGACCGCGCGCGGCTTCGCAAGGCGCTTGCCGATGTCGACTGGCTGGATCCCGCCGGGTGGCAACGCAGCGCCGCAGCGCTTGCCGATGCAGAGGATGCGTTGGCGTTTGCAACCGATCGGCTGTGGCACGAACGATGCTCGCTTTCCGAGGCGGCGGTTGTCATCGACCCGACCGGTGTGCCGTTCGAATTGCAGCGGCGGCTCGGGATTCGCGCGCTTGGCCATTTGCAGCTTGGCATCACCCTGCGCGGTGGTGAGGTGGCGCGCCTGATTTCCGCGCTTCAGAACGGTCGCACCGGGATGTTGGGCGACGTGATGGCAACGGTGGAAACCGCCCCGAATGCCCCGCCGCGCTGGCGTTTTGCGTCGGCACCGCCCCGTCGATCACACTGA
- the ftsH gene encoding ATP-dependent zinc metalloprotease FtsH, with the protein MNDNDKQPEPNGNGNPWMRSLMIWVGILLALALFVTMFDGRSGQAAGSTIPYSTFLDRVEEGQVREVNVAPDSISGTLTNSERFRTATPNDPQLIQRLRERGVVINARPEEGPNIWMVLLYQSLPFLLFLGIAFFVLRQMQKGGGGGGAMGFGKSRAKLLTQKEGKVTFDDVAGIDEAREELEEVVEFLKDPTKFARLGGKIPKGALLVGSPGTGKTLLARAIAGEAGVPFFTISGSDFVEMFVGVGASRVRDMFEQAKKSAPCIVFIDEIDAVGRHRGAGLGNGNDEREQTLNQLLVEMDGFEANEGIIIVAATNRPDVLDPALLRPGRFDRQVVVPRPDIEGRIKILEVHMKKVPLAPDVDARVIARGTPGFSGADLANLVNEAALTAARKSKRLVAMLEFEEAKDKVMMGAERRSMVMTEDEKRMTAYHEAGHAIVALHEPASDPIHKATIIPRGRALGMVMRLPERDSYSYHRDKMYANLAVAMGGRVAEEIIFGYDKVSSGASGDIQYATGLARDMITKWGMSEKVGPVEYAQPEGESFLGYSAAQPRHMSNETAQIIDAEIRATVEGGLARARDVLTEHIDQLHLLAGALLEYETLSGDEIKRLIAGEDIDRPEPGAGLKPVAAAGTSIPKTRRPKGPFGSPQPA; encoded by the coding sequence ATGAACGACAACGACAAGCAGCCCGAACCCAACGGCAACGGTAATCCGTGGATGCGCAGCCTGATGATCTGGGTGGGTATTCTGCTGGCGCTCGCGCTGTTCGTGACGATGTTCGACGGGCGTTCGGGCCAGGCGGCAGGCAGCACGATTCCCTATTCGACCTTCCTCGACCGGGTTGAGGAGGGGCAGGTTCGCGAGGTCAACGTCGCGCCCGATTCGATCAGCGGCACGCTGACCAACAGCGAACGGTTCCGCACCGCCACGCCCAACGATCCGCAGCTGATCCAGCGCCTGCGCGAACGCGGGGTCGTGATCAACGCGCGCCCTGAAGAAGGGCCGAATATCTGGATGGTGCTGCTGTATCAGTCGCTGCCGTTCCTGTTGTTCCTGGGCATCGCTTTCTTCGTCCTTCGCCAGATGCAGAAGGGCGGCGGTGGCGGCGGCGCGATGGGCTTTGGCAAGTCGCGCGCCAAGCTGTTGACGCAAAAGGAAGGCAAGGTGACCTTCGACGATGTCGCTGGCATCGACGAAGCGCGTGAAGAACTGGAAGAGGTCGTCGAGTTCCTGAAGGACCCGACGAAGTTCGCGCGGCTGGGCGGCAAGATTCCCAAGGGCGCTTTGCTGGTCGGTTCGCCCGGTACCGGCAAGACGCTGCTGGCCCGTGCCATCGCGGGTGAGGCGGGTGTGCCGTTCTTCACCATTTCCGGTTCGGACTTCGTCGAAATGTTCGTCGGCGTCGGCGCCAGTCGCGTGCGCGACATGTTCGAACAGGCCAAGAAGTCGGCGCCCTGCATCGTCTTCATCGACGAAATCGACGCCGTCGGCCGTCATCGCGGTGCCGGTCTGGGCAATGGCAATGACGAACGCGAGCAGACGCTGAACCAGCTGCTGGTCGAAATGGACGGGTTCGAGGCGAATGAAGGGATCATCATCGTCGCGGCGACCAACCGCCCCGACGTGCTTGACCCCGCGCTGCTTCGTCCGGGCCGCTTCGACCGTCAGGTCGTGGTGCCGCGCCCGGATATCGAAGGGCGGATCAAGATCCTCGAAGTCCATATGAAGAAGGTCCCGCTGGCGCCCGATGTTGATGCGCGGGTGATCGCGCGGGGCACGCCGGGCTTTTCGGGTGCGGACCTTGCCAACCTCGTCAACGAGGCGGCGCTGACGGCGGCGCGCAAGTCCAAGCGGCTGGTCGCGATGCTGGAGTTCGAGGAAGCCAAGGACAAGGTCATGATGGGCGCCGAGCGCCGCAGCATGGTCATGACCGAGGATGAAAAGCGCATGACCGCCTATCATGAGGCCGGCCACGCCATCGTCGCGCTGCACGAACCGGCATCGGACCCGATCCACAAGGCGACGATCATCCCGCGCGGTCGCGCACTGGGTATGGTCATGCGGCTGCCGGAACGTGACAGCTACAGCTATCACCGCGACAAGATGTACGCGAACCTGGCCGTCGCCATGGGCGGTCGCGTGGCCGAAGAGATCATCTTTGGCTATGACAAGGTGTCTTCGGGTGCCAGCGGCGACATTCAGTATGCGACTGGTCTGGCGCGCGACATGATCACCAAATGGGGCATGTCGGAAAAGGTCGGTCCCGTCGAATATGCCCAGCCGGAAGGCGAAAGCTTCCTCGGCTATTCGGCGGCGCAACCGCGTCATATGTCGAATGAAACGGCGCAGATCATCGATGCCGAAATCCGCGCTACCGTCGAGGGGGGGCTGGCCCGCGCTCGTGACGTGCTGACCGAGCATATTGACCAGCTTCACCTGCTGGCCGGTGCGCTGCTGGAATATGAGACGCTGAGCGGCGACGAGATCAAGCGACTGATCGCGGGCGAGGATATCGACCGTCCTGAGCCGGGTGCCGGGCTGAAGCCGGTGGCCGCGGCGGGCACCTCGATCCCCAAGACCCGACGGCCCAAGGGTCCGTTCGGTTCGCCGCAGCCGGCCTGA
- a CDS encoding MipA/OmpV family protein, giving the protein MLSTPASAQDEDRRPLRTRLGLGPQLVPSFPGSERVSLRPFIDVSRARGTDDFAFEAPDESAGFPLLRGDRFSAGPAIGIEGKRRRQDVGGVLSEVGFTVELGGFVQYQLTDAIRLRAEGRKGLGGHRGWIGMIGADYVLRDHDRWLVSIGPRVTLADDRYMGAYFGVTADDAARSGLGAYDAGGGVQAVGATLGVLRQLSEQWGISGYAKYDRLAGDAGDSPVVGSFGSRNQLSGGLALSYSFD; this is encoded by the coding sequence ATGCTCAGCACGCCGGCTTCCGCGCAGGATGAGGATCGCCGGCCGCTCCGCACCCGCTTGGGCCTTGGCCCGCAACTCGTGCCCAGCTTTCCGGGGTCGGAACGGGTCAGCCTGCGGCCCTTTATCGACGTATCACGGGCGCGCGGTACCGATGATTTCGCGTTCGAGGCACCCGATGAAAGCGCGGGCTTTCCCCTGTTGCGCGGCGATCGGTTCTCCGCCGGACCTGCCATCGGCATTGAGGGGAAACGTCGTCGACAGGATGTGGGCGGCGTGCTGTCCGAAGTCGGCTTTACCGTCGAACTGGGCGGGTTCGTCCAATATCAGCTGACCGACGCCATCCGGCTGAGGGCCGAAGGGCGCAAGGGGCTGGGCGGCCATCGTGGCTGGATCGGCATGATCGGTGCCGATTATGTCCTGCGCGACCATGACCGCTGGCTGGTGTCGATCGGCCCGCGCGTCACCCTAGCCGACGATCGATACATGGGCGCCTATTTCGGGGTCACCGCCGACGATGCGGCGCGCTCCGGACTGGGGGCGTATGACGCGGGGGGCGGGGTGCAGGCGGTCGGCGCCACGCTGGGCGTGCTGCGCCAGTTGAGCGAGCAATGGGGCATCAGCGGCTATGCCAAATACGACCGGCTGGCGGGCGATGCCGGCGATTCGCCGGTGGTCGGCAGCTTTGGATCGCGCAACCAGCTGTCGGGGGGACTGGCGCTAAGCTACAGCTTCGATTGA
- a CDS encoding SDR family NAD(P)-dependent oxidoreductase, whose translation MTINVLLTGASRGIGAAIAETMAAAPDVRLARQATQAFLAADFTDPAAPANLWARALAELDGRVDVLINNAGVFEASPLDAPHAEWVGQWERTMRVNLTASAELCRLAVRHWQEAGRGGRIVNVASRAAYRGDSPAHWHYAASKAGMVAMTKSIARGYANQDILAFAICPGFTMTGMAEDYLESRGGDKLLADIPLGRVAMPDEIATVARFCALEAPGSMTGAVLDVNGASFVR comes from the coding sequence ATGACCATAAACGTCCTTTTGACCGGTGCCAGCCGCGGCATCGGTGCCGCGATTGCGGAAACCATGGCAGCCGCCCCTGACGTCCGGCTGGCGCGACAGGCGACCCAGGCGTTCCTGGCCGCCGACTTTACCGATCCCGCCGCACCCGCCAACCTGTGGGCGCGCGCGCTGGCAGAGTTGGACGGCCGCGTCGACGTGCTGATCAACAATGCCGGGGTGTTCGAAGCATCCCCGCTCGATGCTCCCCATGCCGAATGGGTCGGGCAATGGGAGCGCACCATGCGCGTGAACCTGACTGCCAGTGCGGAACTGTGCCGGCTGGCCGTTCGCCACTGGCAGGAAGCGGGGCGCGGCGGCCGCATCGTCAACGTCGCCAGCCGCGCCGCCTATCGCGGCGACAGCCCCGCGCACTGGCATTATGCCGCGTCGAAGGCGGGCATGGTCGCGATGACAAAGTCGATCGCGCGCGGCTATGCCAATCAGGACATTCTGGCCTTTGCCATCTGCCCCGGCTTTACGATGACGGGCATGGCCGAGGATTATCTGGAGAGCCGTGGCGGCGACAAGCTGCTTGCCGATATCCCGCTGGGCCGCGTCGCGATGCCGGATGAGATTGCGACCGTCGCACGTTTCTGTGCGCTGGAGGCGCCCGGATCGATGACCGGCGCGGTGCTGGACGTCAACGGGGCGAGCTTTGTGCGATGA
- a CDS encoding 50S ribosomal protein L11 methyltransferase yields MSDSWKITLPCTRAEAEAIDPEGAAFATMAAPPVLMTRELTEDDVEDWVLEAYFQDKPGKREIDILKSLAPSAGNVAVKPEHIAEQDWVTLSQAGLDPVTTARFYVHTSANRGDVPDGARAFHIEAGLAFGTGHHETTTGCLMTLEQMRASGAVVRNLIDVGTGTGLLAFAAMHLWPRARATASDIDPISIDVTRENAAVNGVALGEGPNRLALAVAPGMAHRLIERRAPYDLVLANIIAAPLIELAPVIGAATAPGGTVILAGLLDRQADAVARAYRNAGFRLAGRVQLGDWPTLRMVRRAIR; encoded by the coding sequence ATGAGCGATAGCTGGAAGATCACGCTGCCCTGCACCCGTGCAGAGGCCGAGGCCATCGATCCCGAGGGCGCTGCATTTGCGACGATGGCCGCGCCGCCCGTGCTGATGACGCGCGAACTGACCGAGGACGATGTCGAGGACTGGGTGCTGGAGGCCTATTTCCAGGACAAGCCCGGCAAGCGCGAGATCGACATCCTGAAGTCGCTGGCTCCCAGCGCCGGTAACGTAGCGGTCAAGCCTGAGCATATCGCCGAACAGGATTGGGTGACGCTGAGCCAGGCGGGCCTGGACCCGGTGACGACGGCGCGCTTCTATGTCCACACCAGCGCCAATCGCGGCGATGTGCCCGATGGCGCGCGCGCCTTTCACATCGAAGCCGGGCTGGCGTTCGGCACCGGGCATCATGAGACGACCACGGGTTGCCTGATGACGCTGGAGCAGATGCGCGCATCGGGTGCGGTTGTCCGCAACCTGATCGACGTGGGTACCGGCACCGGCCTGCTGGCTTTTGCCGCGATGCATTTGTGGCCGCGCGCGCGGGCAACCGCTTCGGACATCGACCCGATCTCGATCGACGTCACGCGCGAAAATGCGGCGGTTAACGGTGTTGCGCTGGGTGAGGGGCCGAACCGGCTGGCGCTGGCGGTTGCGCCGGGCATGGCACACCGGCTGATCGAGCGGCGCGCGCCCTATGATCTGGTGTTGGCCAACATCATCGCCGCGCCACTGATCGAGCTGGCGCCGGTGATCGGTGCGGCAACGGCGCCGGGCGGAACGGTCATTCTGGCAGGGTTGCTTGACCGTCAGGCCGATGCCGTGGCCCGCGCCTATCGCAACGCGGGCTTCCGTCTGGCCGGGCGCGTTCAGCTAGGCGACTGGCCGACGCTCCGCATGGTCCGCCGCGCCATCCGTTGA
- a CDS encoding diguanylate cyclase produces the protein MNAPSRVLIVDDVSVNLALMCALVEGNGLDPVGFTDPFEALAWCQRERPDLVLLDYAMPGMDGETFVQRLRAFDQGAMIPVIIVTGSAGPEMMVRMLEAGANDFLRKPVDPIELSARARSMAQLGRASHAWFELATRDELTAVDTRRHFLSRLNTEIARSHRYGTPLSLALFDVDHFKRINDQWGHPVGDAVLRALGARVKETIRETDFAGRLGGEEFGWTMPATCGDAAHMAAERLRAAVAGTPIAERPVTISIGVATLRPAEDSSDFLVRTDRLLYHAKDSGRNRVSTDGAADHAERRPVA, from the coding sequence ATGAACGCGCCGTCGCGGGTGCTGATCGTCGATGACGTATCGGTCAACCTCGCGCTGATGTGTGCGCTGGTGGAGGGTAACGGGCTGGATCCCGTTGGCTTCACCGACCCGTTCGAGGCACTGGCATGGTGCCAGCGTGAACGGCCCGACCTGGTCCTGCTGGACTATGCAATGCCGGGCATGGACGGCGAAACTTTTGTCCAGCGGCTGCGGGCCTTCGATCAGGGCGCGATGATCCCGGTGATCATCGTTACCGGCTCAGCCGGCCCCGAAATGATGGTGCGGATGCTTGAGGCAGGCGCGAACGATTTCCTGCGCAAGCCCGTCGACCCCATCGAACTCTCCGCCCGCGCGCGCAGCATGGCACAGCTGGGCCGGGCATCACATGCCTGGTTCGAACTGGCGACCCGCGACGAACTGACCGCTGTGGATACAAGGCGCCACTTTCTGTCGCGTCTGAATACCGAGATTGCGCGCAGTCACCGCTATGGCACCCCCCTCTCGCTGGCCTTGTTCGACGTCGATCATTTCAAGCGGATCAATGATCAATGGGGCCATCCGGTCGGTGACGCCGTGCTCCGCGCGCTTGGTGCGCGGGTGAAGGAAACAATTCGCGAAACCGACTTTGCAGGCCGCCTTGGGGGAGAGGAATTCGGCTGGACGATGCCCGCGACCTGCGGGGATGCCGCCCACATGGCCGCCGAACGGCTGCGCGCAGCGGTCGCGGGGACGCCGATTGCCGAACGCCCTGTGACGATCAGCATCGGCGTCGCGACCCTGCGACCGGCTGAGGACAGTTCAGATTTCCTCGTGCGGACCGACCGCCTCCTTTATCACGCAAAGGACAGCGGCCGGAATCGCGTCTCAACGGATGGCGCGGCGGACCATGCGGAGCGTCGGCCAGTCGCCTAG